The proteins below come from a single Gimesia alba genomic window:
- a CDS encoding SIMPL domain-containing protein (The SIMPL domain is named for its presence in mouse protein SIMPL (signalling molecule that associates with mouse pelle-like kinase). Bacterial member BP26, from Brucella, was shown to assemble into a channel-like structure, while YggE from E. coli has been associated with resistance to oxidative stress.), with amino-acid sequence MNSMMIRTLLVVLLCTTGKPAFSQFGGSGILEGEAGTVSGNGTVVIKKTPAVMRMQIDLLSKASSLKEALAGLKERIEATRAQLAAFGADKASIKLGEPKLSAGKSDRQQQMEALLLERMKSLNRGKTQKKNAPTSPVTVSVQLSVEWKLKAKTVEELLLTTHPLQKKIKDADLGGLKAASKLSPEEQEIMEEMGERAMYGGDGEAKPGEPVFSFASPISQEEEDKALAEAFQKARSQASRLSKAAGYELGKLNSISSDAGSSGEENEYGYRSAYYSVARSLYSAENSEDSQAEAVSVLPKQVKYHVTVTAGFELKEK; translated from the coding sequence ATGAACTCTATGATGATACGCACATTGCTGGTTGTGTTACTGTGTACCACTGGAAAACCCGCATTCTCGCAATTTGGGGGAAGCGGAATTCTGGAAGGTGAAGCAGGAACTGTTTCTGGAAACGGCACGGTTGTGATTAAGAAAACGCCTGCTGTGATGCGCATGCAAATCGATCTGCTTTCCAAGGCCAGTTCCCTGAAAGAGGCATTGGCCGGCCTCAAGGAGAGAATTGAAGCAACGCGCGCCCAACTTGCCGCCTTTGGAGCCGATAAAGCATCAATCAAACTTGGCGAACCAAAACTTTCAGCGGGTAAATCTGACAGGCAGCAACAGATGGAGGCGTTACTGTTAGAAAGGATGAAAAGTCTGAACCGGGGCAAAACACAGAAAAAGAATGCCCCCACCTCACCTGTCACGGTGTCCGTGCAATTGTCCGTAGAATGGAAACTGAAAGCGAAAACGGTCGAAGAACTATTATTAACGACACATCCCCTGCAAAAAAAAATTAAGGATGCAGACCTGGGAGGCCTGAAAGCAGCCAGTAAGCTCTCCCCGGAAGAACAGGAAATTATGGAAGAGATGGGGGAAAGGGCGATGTATGGCGGCGACGGGGAAGCCAAACCGGGAGAACCGGTGTTCTCATTCGCCAGTCCGATCTCCCAGGAGGAAGAAGACAAAGCACTGGCGGAAGCATTCCAAAAAGCCAGGTCGCAAGCATCGCGTCTGTCGAAAGCCGCGGGTTATGAACTGGGAAAATTGAACTCGATTTCCAGTGATGCTGGATCTTCCGGCGAAGAAAACGAATACGGCTACCGATCTGCTTACTACTCCGTCGCGCGGAGTTTGTACTCTGCTGAGAATTCAGAAGACAGTCAGGCCGAGGCGGTGAGTGTCCTGCCTAAGCAGGTGAAGTATCATGTAACAGTGACTGCTGGTTTTGAATTGAAAGAAAAATAA
- a CDS encoding DUF1552 domain-containing protein: MSNYKKIDRRTCLKGLGTALALPLLDVMGWAEASEKKEFKPPVRMGFMYMPHGVIMDQFWPKDPKTFLTSPPPALESLRPVIDQCLLMKGIAGVSNGPFRGAPHALELSTWLTAALPDPDKRDEISISISADQIAANSLGAFTALPSLELATMPQTWKENQAGLNEAYYSHCSFRSPTQAVPAETNPRNVLNRLFNKKEKGDGLSANGMSSLDRSMLDLVIGGARDLRRTLSQTDQKKLDQYLDSVRSVERRIAAIEMRQKEAALEKAGIRPSRSHKTDSPPIEIKIPEGDKRSEYMQVMCDLNVLAFQTDTTRVSTYIGSTPNGVSYPELGFNDQHHSQTHHNGEKKKVDKVAAITKFNIDQFAYMVNKMHSLKEGDGTLLENCIMMWGSGLEDGDRHTRANLPFILAGSGGGAINTGRFLPDVKGNQGDLLSTLLTCIGIPLDRPVGIATKQIAEIPAKS; this comes from the coding sequence ATGAGCAATTATAAAAAAATCGATCGTCGCACCTGTCTGAAAGGCCTGGGAACCGCACTGGCCTTACCTCTGCTGGATGTCATGGGCTGGGCCGAAGCCAGCGAGAAAAAAGAATTCAAGCCGCCGGTCCGAATGGGGTTCATGTATATGCCGCATGGCGTGATTATGGATCAGTTCTGGCCCAAAGATCCCAAGACGTTTCTGACCTCGCCGCCCCCTGCCCTTGAATCGCTGCGGCCTGTGATTGATCAGTGTCTGCTGATGAAGGGGATCGCCGGCGTTTCCAACGGTCCCTTCCGAGGCGCGCCGCACGCGCTCGAACTCTCGACGTGGCTCACCGCGGCCTTGCCCGATCCGGACAAGCGGGACGAGATCAGTATCTCCATCTCCGCCGATCAGATTGCCGCGAATTCGCTGGGCGCGTTTACCGCTCTGCCTTCACTGGAACTGGCCACGATGCCGCAAACGTGGAAGGAAAACCAGGCGGGGCTGAACGAGGCCTACTATTCGCACTGCAGCTTCCGCTCGCCGACCCAGGCGGTTCCCGCGGAGACCAATCCCCGCAACGTGCTGAATCGTCTGTTCAACAAGAAGGAAAAAGGGGACGGACTGTCGGCGAACGGGATGAGCAGTTTAGACCGGAGCATGCTGGATCTGGTGATCGGCGGTGCCCGCGATTTGCGTCGCACCCTGTCCCAAACCGACCAGAAGAAGCTGGATCAATACCTGGACAGTGTGCGTTCGGTGGAACGACGGATTGCCGCCATTGAAATGCGTCAGAAAGAAGCGGCCCTTGAGAAAGCAGGCATCCGCCCGAGCCGCAGTCATAAGACCGACTCACCCCCCATCGAGATCAAGATTCCCGAGGGGGACAAACGCAGCGAGTACATGCAGGTGATGTGCGACCTCAACGTGCTGGCCTTCCAGACTGATACGACCCGCGTCAGCACCTACATTGGCTCGACCCCGAACGGCGTCTCTTATCCTGAACTTGGATTCAACGACCAGCATCATTCCCAGACGCACCACAACGGCGAGAAGAAGAAGGTCGACAAAGTCGCCGCGATCACGAAATTCAACATCGACCAGTTTGCCTACATGGTCAACAAGATGCACAGCCTGAAAGAAGGGGACGGCACGCTGCTGGAGAACTGCATCATGATGTGGGGCTCCGGACTCGAAGATGGCGACCGGCACACCCGGGCCAACCTGCCCTTCATCCTCGCCGGAAGCGGCGGCGGTGCGATCAACACAGGTCGCTTCCTGCCCGATGTGAAAGGAAACCAGGGCGACTTGCTAAGTACCTTACTGACGTGCATCGGGATTCCGCTGGACCGCCCCGTCGGAATCGCAACGAAACAGATCGCAGAGATCCCTGCCAAATCCTGA